Genomic window (Staphylococcus debuckii):
ATCTGCCACGTCGATTCATCTGTAAAGAAGAAGACGTAGATGCTGCTGAAGAATAACCCGAGACCTACCGCACTATATAGTAGTCCAGAAATTCCTTCTTTATGTGCTTGGCGTAAGGCTTCTAAGACGACGTTCGAAGCGAGTACAAAGACGGTTCCGCTGGTTATACCGGCAATCAGACGTAGGATGGACCAGAATATGTAATTTGTCGTGAACCCCATCAAAATAATAGAAAGGATATTCAGGATAAGATAGATTTTGACATCTACAACCTTGCTTTTGAAAATGAAAAACATGGGAATAATTGCACCAATCAAATAGCCGAGATAATTAATTGTGGCTAGTAATCCGGCAGCCTGATCGCTCATATGTTCCGCATGTTGCATAAAGGGTAAAATCGGCGTATAAGCAAAGCGTCCGATTGCCATAACAATGAATAAAGAAGCCATGCCTAGCAATAATTGTCGATGAGCGTGTTGGTTCATGATGTTGCCTCCTTTGGGTAATATGGCCTTTATTATACGTGTTTTTGTAATTTTTAGATAATGATGATTTATAAACTTGTAAAATAACTTTAACTTATCATTATTAAAATAAAAAATGAGACTAAGTACACAATGTACCTAATCTCATCTCAAATAATATCTCAATCATATTTCTAAAATATGTTTATTTATCGTCTTTTTTATCTTTTTTGTCGCCGCCTAATTTATCTTTAGCGTACTCTTTACCTTTCTCGATGTACTCATCTTTGTGTTCGTTTAAATGATCTTCGCCTTTTTTCTTGATATCATCAAAGTTCATAATTTATTCCTCCTTCAAATTTAAGTACAGTTATGGGTTACCCCGTGTATTTGGTATGAAACACTTTAAATTGCACTAAAGTTCAAATCTTTTTGTAAAACCTGTCAACCACTAGGTTTGTAGAGTCAAATTTATTTTTTTAAAAATATAGTTGATACGTGTGAATGACCTTTTATGGAGCGTAAAATTCTTATTTTTTTCAAAAACGAGAGCGCATTTGATGATTGTATCAGAACTGAAAAGGGAATTTTAATATTATATAGAGATAATGAGGAGGCGTTAAGTGTGGATTATACACGTTTAGGTAATTCTGGATTGAACGTTTCAAGATATGCATTAGGTACGATTCCTTTTGCTGGAAGTAATGGATTTGAAAATGCAGGTGGAATGAGTGAAAAAGAAGTCGCGTACTTTATTGATTATGCGTTAGACCAAGGCATCAACCAATTTGATACAGCCAATTTATATTCGAAAGGCGACTCTGAAATTGCGTTAGGTAAGGGCATTCGCAATCATCGCGATGAAATGGTGATTAGTACGAAAATGGGATTTCCTTATAATGACAATCCAAATAACGTAGGTGCTTCAAGACTGAATATTGAACGCTCTATCGATCATTCGTTAAAGAGACTCGGTACAGATTATGTAGATTTGTATTATGTGCATACGTGGGATGGCCAGGTTCCCGTAGAAGAAACAATACAAACGATGAACGACTTGATTCGAAAAGGCAAAATTCGTTATTGGGGCGTATCAAATTATAGTGGCTGGAATTTAGCACATACGCATACGTATGCGACGCAAAATAATATGATACCTCCGATTGCACAACAAATTTACTATACGCCAGAATCGCGTGAAGCGGAATATGAGTTGCTTCCGGCTGGTACAGAGTTAGGAGTCGGCAACAGTATTTGGTCGCCATTGGGAGAAGGATTGTTAACAGGCAAGATTACTCGGGATAAAAAGGGTGAACCGAATACTAGACAAGGTGACGGTTGGCCTGAGCCATATGTGAAAAATCATGATTTGTTCTATCAACTCATCGATACAGTAGCAGAAATTGCACAGCGTCATAATGCAACAATACCGCAAATTGTATTAGCTTGGTTGCGTGACAGACCGAATGTCGATTCTATCGTCATAGCTGCACGTAATAAAGAACAGCTGCACGACAATATCGCTTCTTATCAATTACAGTTAACTGCTGATGAGATGCGTGCCATCAATGACTTAACCTTACCTGAACCGATTTACCCGCTTTGGCATCGTGCAATGAACTCAGCGGATAGAGCTTCAAATGCTGAGCAGGAATATTTGAGAGATTATCAAGAATATATGGATCGCAAAGATAATTTGATACAATAGTTGATTTCTGTCCCACTCGTACTAAAGACTGCGGGTGGGAAATTCTTATATCTTTAATCCAAGGTTATATATTTAAATTTTAAATAATACAAAAAATTATAATTTAAGTATAGACATATAAGTATACAATTCGATATACTAGTGTTGATAATCATATTATTCTAAATTATTTGTTTAATTATAAGGGAGGAGGAATTAAGATGATTAAAAGAACAGCAGAACACATTTTAACATGGATTGGCGTGGGTCTATCAGCAATCGGCCTGTTATTAATCGGCTTGGTGTTACCCTTTATGAGTGCAGATTCATTCATTCAAGGTATGCAAGAAGGTGATGGTAACATCACTTATGAAGACGCTACTATGACAGCCTCATTATTCCAAAATGTAGGAATCTTTGTTTTAATTTTAGGTCTGATTACTTTGGTAATAGCTATTGTAGGTGGCGTATTTATCAATAAGAAAGCTAAAACAGCAGGTATTTTAATTTTAATCGCTGGCGTTATTTCCCTATTAGGAAACTGGGTTGTAGCGATTTTGTGGATTATCGCTGGTATTATGCTTCTAGTTAAGAAACCTCAAAGAGATACTTTAACTGAAGATGGCTATTATAATTATGATAAAGCTAATGAAGTCGCTAAAGATCGAAATGATGAAGATCCTTATAAATATTAAGGATTATGGGAGTTGGAACATTAGTTGTTCCAACTCTCTTTTGCTATTTAGTAGGATTTTCGACAACTCAACAAATTCTACCCCACCCAAAAACTTGATTCAATCGCAAAACAGGAGCTGAGACATTTTATCATGCCCCAACCCCTAATACAATTTGCTTATTTATATCATTTCGCTGCCGCCGCTAACAGGCATATAACTTCCTGTAATATAAGCGCTGTCGTCACTTGCGTAAAACGCTACTGCTTTAGCTACATCTTCTGGTTGGGCAATACGTTTCATTGGCACGAAAGAAGCTTGTTTATCTTTGTATTCCTGAGGCATGCCGGAAGTCGCATTGGTTTCAACCATGCCCGGAGCTACGGTATTAGCTGTAATACCTTGATCAGCATATTCGTCTGCAATGTATTTAACGAAAGCGTTAAGACTGCTTTTAGACACCCCGTGGGCTAAGAAGTTAGGAGCTGCGCGCTTGCTCAACCCGCTTGAAATATAGACTAACTTACCATATTGTTGTTCCTTCATATGTTCAATTACAGCTTTAGTTCCAAAGAAAGCAGCTTGTAATTCATCATCTGTTTTATGAATAAATTCTTCCCATTCCATTTCTGCAAATGATTTCATTGGGAACTGCATGCCTGCATTATGCACGAATATATCAATACTGCCGAAGGTATTGACGGCTTCCTTAACAATGTTATCAATATCTTCTTTGCATCTTGCATCGCCTTTAACGGCAATAGCTTTGCCGCCGTTTTCTTCAATAAATTCTACTACTTTTTCAGCAGCATCTGCACTTGAGAAATAATTTACGATTACATTTGCACCACGTTGACCTAATAACTTTGCTGTAGTGGCGCCGATACCGTGACTTGAACCTGTAACAATTGCTGTTTTGCCCTTCATTTTATCTCTCCTTTGTATTCGTAGTTATCTTTCGTTTTTCATTTTAGAGGCTAAGTGAATTTTTCTCAAAATATTAAAATGTGATAAATTCTTATTTTTTCTTTAGGACAAAATGATTTATTTCCATCAAGAAAAAAACGAAAAATGAAATTATGCTATAATGTTTAAGTATCGTTATTCTAATTTTTCGAAGGGAGAAAGGAATTTCATGTTAAGCAAAGTTAATAAGGCATCGATAGGAATAGCTCTGGCGTATTTAAGTTTTATAGTTGGAGCAGGATTTACTACCGGACAAGAACTCTTGCAGTTCTTCGTCAACCATGGTAACTATGCTTATCTAGGCGCAATTCTGACAGGGGTTATCGTAACGTTCGGAACACGTCAAATTGCCAAAATGGGATATCGTTTAGAAGCGGACAGCTATGATATTTCACTCAATCATTTATTTGGGAATGTATTAGGGAGAATTATTGATTATTTAATTATTTTCTTCTTGTTCGGTTTAACTGTAGTAATGGTTGCTGGCGGAGGTTCAGCGCTGGAACAAGGATTTAACGTACCAAGTTGGATAGGTTCATTAGCTATTGTGGTGCTGCTGTTCATAGTACTGCAATTGAAATTCGATAAGATCTTAACTGTTTTAGGCGCAGTGACGCCGTTCTTAGTAATTGCAGTCTTGATTATCGCAGGCACTAATATCTTACACCCAGCTGTACATTTTTCGGATGTAAGTCATTATACGAAGCCCTCTAAAACATCCAGTCACTTTTGGTGGTGGGATGCGATTGTTTATGGCGGTTTGATTATCGGAAACAGCTTTAGTTTCTTGACTATAGTAGGTAATGATGCGCTCAATCATAAAGTAGCACGCAGGGGCGCCTATTTCGGAGGTTTAACGTTCAGCCTGCTCTTACTGATTATGATAGGCGGCTTATTAGCGAATTTACAGAAAGCAAACACTGTGGATATTCCTACATTGCTTT
Coding sequences:
- a CDS encoding DUF4064 domain-containing protein; amino-acid sequence: MIKRTAEHILTWIGVGLSAIGLLLIGLVLPFMSADSFIQGMQEGDGNITYEDATMTASLFQNVGIFVLILGLITLVIAIVGGVFINKKAKTAGILILIAGVISLLGNWVVAILWIIAGIMLLVKKPQRDTLTEDGYYNYDKANEVAKDRNDEDPYKY
- a CDS encoding SDR family NAD(P)-dependent oxidoreductase translates to MKGKTAIVTGSSHGIGATTAKLLGQRGANVIVNYFSSADAAEKVVEFIEENGGKAIAVKGDARCKEDIDNIVKEAVNTFGSIDIFVHNAGMQFPMKSFAEMEWEEFIHKTDDELQAAFFGTKAVIEHMKEQQYGKLVYISSGLSKRAAPNFLAHGVSKSSLNAFVKYIADEYADQGITANTVAPGMVETNATSGMPQEYKDKQASFVPMKRIAQPEDVAKAVAFYASDDSAYITGSYMPVSGGSEMI
- a CDS encoding aldo/keto reductase, which translates into the protein MDYTRLGNSGLNVSRYALGTIPFAGSNGFENAGGMSEKEVAYFIDYALDQGINQFDTANLYSKGDSEIALGKGIRNHRDEMVISTKMGFPYNDNPNNVGASRLNIERSIDHSLKRLGTDYVDLYYVHTWDGQVPVEETIQTMNDLIRKGKIRYWGVSNYSGWNLAHTHTYATQNNMIPPIAQQIYYTPESREAEYELLPAGTELGVGNSIWSPLGEGLLTGKITRDKKGEPNTRQGDGWPEPYVKNHDLFYQLIDTVAEIAQRHNATIPQIVLAWLRDRPNVDSIVIAARNKEQLHDNIASYQLQLTADEMRAINDLTLPEPIYPLWHRAMNSADRASNAEQEYLRDYQEYMDRKDNLIQ